A portion of the Osmerus mordax isolate fOsmMor3 chromosome 22, fOsmMor3.pri, whole genome shotgun sequence genome contains these proteins:
- the LOC136966240 gene encoding inosine-uridine preferring nucleoside hydrolase-like isoform X1 encodes MKKLLTDVDTGVDDAQAIMMALVAPNVEILGITCVHGNTSLENACKNTLRVLKVCGRLDIPVFRGAPEPLLGCPVDAEGFHGADGLGDAPDPHAPGLEMLQKEGAVEAMIRIVNQHPGEVSLVATAPLTNLALAVKLDPSLPQKLKGLYIMGGNTNSRGNTTVCAEFNFVADPEAAYIVLNKFNCPTHIATWEFACENMLPWTFCDPWLAQDSDKACFMRSIFRHTMDVARQTERYRREMVAGCGFASCDSYAMAAAIDDRFVTASEKVAVTVELQGSFTRGMMVLDTLGVLKNQHKISVMRKVDLEMFKKMLMDSLK; translated from the exons ATGAAAAAACTGCTAACTGACGTGGACACGGGCGTAGACGACGCGCAGGCAATTATGATGGCACTTGTGGCACCAAATGTAGAGATATTGGGTATCACTTGTGTCCACGGCAACACCTCGTTGGAGAATGCTTGCAAGAATACGCTGCGTGTCCTCAAGGTTTGCGGACGACTTGAT ATTCCAGTGTTCAGAGGAGCGCCAGAGCCTCTGTTGGGTTGTCCCGTGGATGCAGAAGGGTTCCACGGGGCGGACGGCCTGGGCGACGCCCCGGACCCACACGCACCTGGACTGGAGATGCTCCAGAAAGAAGGGGCTGTGGAAGCCATGATCCGCATTGTGAACCAGCATCCTGGAGAG GTGTCTCTGGTTGCTACGGCACCCCTGACCAACCTGGCCTTGGCTGTGAAGCTGGACCCCAGCCTTCCTCAAAAGCTAAAGGGCCTTTACATCATGGGAGGCAACACTAACT CGAGGGGAAACACCACAGTGTGTGCAGAGTTCAACTTTGTGGCCGACCCCGAGGCTGCTTACATAGTGCTGAACAAATTCAACTGCCCGACACACATCGCTACATGGGAGTTCGCCTGTGAGAACATGCTGCCATGG aCCTTCTGTGACCCCTGGCTGGCCCAGGACTCCGACAAGGCCTGCTTCATGAGGAGTATCTTCAGACACACCATGGACGTGGCCAGGCAGACGGAGCGCTACAGGAGGGAGATGGTGGCGGGATGCGGCTTCGCCTCCTGCGACTCCTACGCCATGGCGGCGGCCATCGACGACCGGTTTGTGACGGCCAGCGAGAAGGTGGCGGTGACCGTGGAGCTCCAGGGGAGCTTTACCAGAGGCATGATGGTCCTGGACACACTGGGAGTCCTGAAGAACCAGCACAAGATCTCAGTCATGAGGAAGGTGGATCTGGAGATGTTCAAGAAGATGCTTATGGACTCCCTGAAGTAA
- the LOC136966240 gene encoding uncharacterized protein isoform X2, which produces MKKLLTDVDTGVDDAQAIMMALVAPNVEILGITCVHGNTSLENACKNTLRVLKIPVFRGAPEPLLGCPVDAEGFHGADGLGDAPDPHAPGLEMLQKEGAVEAMIRIVNQHPGEVSLVATAPLTNLALAVKLDPSLPQKLKGLYIMGGNTNSRGNTTVCAEFNFVADPEAAYIVLNKFNCPTHIATWEFACENMLPWTFCDPWLAQDSDKACFMRSIFRHTMDVARQTERYRREMVAGCGFASCDSYAMAAAIDDRFVTASEKVAVTVELQGSFTRGMMVLDTLGVLKNQHKISVMRKVDLEMFKKMLMDSLK; this is translated from the exons ATGAAAAAACTGCTAACTGACGTGGACACGGGCGTAGACGACGCGCAGGCAATTATGATGGCACTTGTGGCACCAAATGTAGAGATATTGGGTATCACTTGTGTCCACGGCAACACCTCGTTGGAGAATGCTTGCAAGAATACGCTGCGTGTCCTCAAG ATTCCAGTGTTCAGAGGAGCGCCAGAGCCTCTGTTGGGTTGTCCCGTGGATGCAGAAGGGTTCCACGGGGCGGACGGCCTGGGCGACGCCCCGGACCCACACGCACCTGGACTGGAGATGCTCCAGAAAGAAGGGGCTGTGGAAGCCATGATCCGCATTGTGAACCAGCATCCTGGAGAG GTGTCTCTGGTTGCTACGGCACCCCTGACCAACCTGGCCTTGGCTGTGAAGCTGGACCCCAGCCTTCCTCAAAAGCTAAAGGGCCTTTACATCATGGGAGGCAACACTAACT CGAGGGGAAACACCACAGTGTGTGCAGAGTTCAACTTTGTGGCCGACCCCGAGGCTGCTTACATAGTGCTGAACAAATTCAACTGCCCGACACACATCGCTACATGGGAGTTCGCCTGTGAGAACATGCTGCCATGG aCCTTCTGTGACCCCTGGCTGGCCCAGGACTCCGACAAGGCCTGCTTCATGAGGAGTATCTTCAGACACACCATGGACGTGGCCAGGCAGACGGAGCGCTACAGGAGGGAGATGGTGGCGGGATGCGGCTTCGCCTCCTGCGACTCCTACGCCATGGCGGCGGCCATCGACGACCGGTTTGTGACGGCCAGCGAGAAGGTGGCGGTGACCGTGGAGCTCCAGGGGAGCTTTACCAGAGGCATGATGGTCCTGGACACACTGGGAGTCCTGAAGAACCAGCACAAGATCTCAGTCATGAGGAAGGTGGATCTGGAGATGTTCAAGAAGATGCTTATGGACTCCCTGAAGTAA
- the unc50 gene encoding protein unc-50 homolog produces MLPTTSPPSHGNGSLSARDAARHTAGAKRYKYLRRLLRFKQMDFEFAVWQMLYLFTSPQRVYRNFHYRKQTKDQWARDDPAFLVLLSIWLCVSTVGFGLVLDMGFVETLKLLLWVVFIDCIGVGLLISTLMWVITNKYLLKHPGKDSDVEWGYAFDVHLNAFYPLLVILHFLQLFFINHIVVINSEWFLGYFVGNSMWLMAIGYYIYITFLGYNALPFLKNTVVLLYPFALLVLGYILSLSLGWNLTRGLCWFYKYRVQ; encoded by the exons ATGTTGCCGACTACCTCGCCGCCGAGCCACGGCAACGGTAGCTTGAGCGCCCGCGATGCAGCCAGACACACGGCGGGCGCTAAGCGATACAAGTACCTGCGGAGGCTGCTgcgtttcaaacagatggaCTTTGAGTTCGCGGTATGGCAGATGCTGTACCTGTTTACTTCTCCTCAGCGGGTGTACCGTAACTTCCACTACAGGAAACAAACCAAGGACCAGTGGGCCCGAGACGATCCCGCCTTCCTGGTTCTTCTCAGCATTTGGCTTTGTG TGTCCACGGTGGGCTTCGGCCTGGTGCTAGACATGGGCTTTGTGGAGACCCTGAAGCTCCTTCTGTGGGTGGTCTTCATCGACTGCATCGGGGTGGGCCTGCTCATTTCCACACTCATGTG GGTTATTACTAATAAGTACCTTCTTAAGCACCCTGGGAAGGACTCTGATGTGGAGTGGGGATATGCATTCGACGTGCATCTCAACGCCTTCTACCCCCTGCTCGTCATCCTACACTTCCTGCAGCTCTTCTTTATCAACC atATCGTGGTTATAAACTCAGAATGGTTCCTGGGATACTTTGTAGGGAACAGTATGTGGCTGATGGCCATTGGTTACTACATCTACATTACCTTCCTGGGTTATAACG CCCTGCCCTTCCTGAAGAACACAGTGGTGCTGCTCTACCCCTTTGCTCTGCTGGTCCTGGGCTatatcctgtctctgtctctgggcTGGAACCTCACCCGGGGCCTGTGCTGGTTCTACAAGTACCGCGTCCAGTAG